A genome region from Bradyrhizobium sp. WSM1417 includes the following:
- a CDS encoding GNAT family N-acetyltransferase, whose translation MSEQRSYPRHVKTDAGDIEIRLMSPADEAAVLAFGKGLPTHDLLFLPRNISEPKVLSAWVKEIERGAITSLLAVRGGTVVGCGTLVRDPHSWSPHVGEIRMVVSLDVRGKGVGRTLSQETFALALGAGLEKLSVQMTVDQQAAITLFESLGFKAEALLRDHVRDVDGKTHDIVVLGHNIAQVQAQMEAYGLPGAVQH comes from the coding sequence ATGAGTGAGCAGCGTTCCTATCCGCGTCATGTGAAGACGGACGCCGGCGATATCGAGATCCGCCTGATGTCGCCCGCGGACGAAGCCGCGGTGCTCGCGTTCGGCAAAGGCCTGCCGACCCACGACCTGTTGTTCCTGCCGCGCAACATCAGTGAGCCGAAGGTGCTCTCCGCCTGGGTCAAGGAGATCGAGCGCGGCGCGATCACGAGCCTGCTCGCGGTCAGGGGCGGCACGGTGGTCGGCTGCGGCACGCTGGTGCGCGATCCGCACTCCTGGTCGCCCCATGTCGGCGAGATCCGGATGGTGGTTTCGCTCGACGTGCGCGGGAAGGGGGTGGGGCGAACACTGTCGCAGGAGACCTTCGCCCTCGCGCTCGGCGCCGGCCTCGAAAAGCTCTCGGTCCAGATGACAGTCGACCAGCAGGCGGCGATCACGCTGTTCGAGAGCCTCGGCTTCAAGGCCGAGGCACTGCTGCGCGATCATGTCCGGGACGTCGACGGCAAGACTCACGACATCGTCGTGCTCGGGCACAATATCGCGCAGGTCCAGGCCCAGATGGAGGCCTATGGGCTGCCTGGCGCCGTCCAGCATTGA
- a CDS encoding phasin, producing the protein MTTETNTAFEGFKDAFKNIQNLEVPEAAREFVKKSANTAKDRAAEVFAGSERVTAAVENAVTESVTEVGKISRNIQQAIYEDAEAFFAGIDKLASAKSFSEAVEIQSGLLRARGEAFVSRAKATTDYFGKLAANGAKSAQDNFAKVYNKTA; encoded by the coding sequence ATGACCACCGAAACCAACACCGCTTTCGAAGGCTTCAAGGACGCGTTCAAGAACATCCAGAACCTGGAAGTTCCCGAGGCTGCCCGCGAGTTCGTCAAGAAGTCCGCCAATACCGCCAAGGACCGTGCTGCCGAAGTGTTCGCTGGCTCCGAGCGCGTGACCGCCGCCGTCGAGAACGCGGTGACCGAGTCCGTCACCGAAGTCGGCAAGATCAGCCGCAACATCCAGCAGGCGATCTACGAGGACGCCGAGGCGTTCTTCGCGGGCATCGACAAGCTCGCGTCCGCCAAGTCGTTCAGCGAAGCTGTCGAGATCCAGTCCGGCCTGCTCCGCGCCCGCGGCGAAGCGTTCGTCTCGCGCGCCAAGGCGACCACCGACTATTTCGGCAAGCTCGCCGCCAACGGTGCGAAGTCCGCTCAGGACAATTTTGCCAAGGTCTACAACAAGACCGCCTGA
- a CDS encoding DUF445 domain-containing protein — protein sequence MTPSGTFSFDSPGDAERAAELRRVKALATLVLGSTLVLFVVAKWLLPVHPVFGFIAAFAEAATIGGLADWYAVVALFKRPLGLPIPHTAIIQSNQARIADKLGEFIQVHFLEAAPVEAKLKEIDFGSFVADWLRDRKRSDDLARFALRLLPEAVSATESSGLMTFIIRRMSSQLQAIDLAPLAAGTLRGFVAEGRHQILFDDLLRVMHETLNQTETMAMIREKVRAELPTLLRLYRADKFLVNKIVDSATAFFNEVRSDPKHPFRDEFDRMVLSFVDRLGTDQGYIDRIDGLKRDLLARPELADLARTVWANTRSFIERSASGETQVLQHHLAGMCVAAGEALAGDSELRGEINKGLVAVLRSFVADQKSGVSTFISDQVKSWDMAQLISLIEINIGRDLQYIRFNGSLIGGLAGLALYSVEFLLRWL from the coding sequence ATGACTCCATCAGGCACCTTCTCTTTCGACTCCCCCGGCGACGCGGAACGCGCGGCCGAATTGCGTCGCGTCAAAGCGCTGGCGACGCTGGTGCTGGGCTCGACGCTTGTCCTGTTCGTCGTCGCGAAATGGCTGCTGCCCGTGCATCCCGTGTTCGGATTCATCGCGGCCTTCGCCGAAGCCGCGACCATCGGCGGGCTCGCCGACTGGTATGCGGTGGTCGCGCTGTTCAAGCGTCCACTCGGCCTGCCGATCCCGCACACCGCGATCATCCAGAGCAACCAGGCGCGTATCGCCGACAAGCTCGGCGAATTCATCCAGGTGCATTTCCTCGAGGCTGCTCCCGTCGAGGCCAAGCTGAAGGAGATCGATTTCGGCTCCTTCGTCGCCGACTGGCTGCGCGATCGCAAGCGCAGCGATGATCTCGCGCGCTTCGCGCTGCGCCTGCTGCCGGAGGCTGTCTCCGCGACGGAAAGCTCCGGTCTGATGACCTTCATCATCCGCCGCATGTCCTCGCAGCTCCAGGCGATCGACCTAGCGCCGCTCGCGGCCGGCACGTTGCGCGGTTTCGTCGCGGAAGGGCGGCACCAGATCCTGTTCGACGATCTCCTGCGCGTGATGCACGAAACGCTCAACCAGACCGAGACGATGGCGATGATCCGCGAGAAGGTGCGTGCGGAGTTGCCGACCTTGCTCAGGCTCTATCGGGCCGACAAATTTCTGGTGAACAAGATCGTGGACTCCGCCACCGCGTTCTTCAATGAGGTGCGCAGCGATCCCAAACATCCGTTCCGCGACGAGTTCGATCGCATGGTGCTGAGCTTCGTCGACCGGCTCGGCACCGACCAGGGCTATATCGACCGCATCGACGGCTTGAAGCGCGATCTGCTCGCGCGTCCCGAGCTTGCCGATCTTGCCCGCACCGTGTGGGCCAACACGCGGTCCTTCATCGAGCGTAGCGCAAGCGGCGAGACGCAGGTGCTGCAGCATCATCTCGCCGGAATGTGTGTCGCGGCGGGCGAAGCGCTTGCCGGCGATTCCGAGCTGCGCGGCGAGATCAACAAGGGCCTGGTCGCGGTGCTGCGCAGTTTCGTCGCGGACCAGAAGAGCGGCGTTTCAACCTTCATCTCCGACCAGGTCAAGTCGTGGGACATGGCGCAGCTGATTTCGCTGATCGAAATCAACATTGGCCGCGACCTGCAATACATCCGCTTCAACGGCTCGCTGATCGGCGGGCTGGCGGGCCTTGCGCTTTACTCCGTAGAATTCCTGCTTCGATGGTTGTGA
- a CDS encoding triacylglycerol lipase — protein sequence MTATAQTLSPPSRTLMFLEGRAIHEFGAFLGALPLLSLAPRGDGHPVLVLPGLVASDGSTRALRTFLSGKGYAVSGWRQGRNYGLREGVQHAMVDLVQELSDRHGRKISLVGWSLGGLYARQLAKMMPDRVRQVITLGSPFAGDPHSTNAWRVYEWASGRKSDEVDPQFGGDLAVPPPVPTTAIFSRTDGVCAWQGCMEKRGAQTESIEIESSHCGMGHHPAAVFAVADRLAQKEGSWRPFDRSGWRSVVYPDPHR from the coding sequence ATGACCGCTACTGCCCAGACGCTGAGCCCGCCGTCCCGCACCCTGATGTTCCTGGAAGGGCGAGCGATCCACGAGTTCGGCGCATTCCTCGGCGCGCTGCCGCTGCTCAGCCTGGCGCCGCGCGGCGATGGGCATCCGGTGCTGGTTCTGCCGGGCCTCGTGGCTTCCGATGGGTCCACGCGTGCACTGCGCACCTTTCTGTCCGGTAAGGGCTATGCGGTGAGCGGCTGGCGCCAGGGCCGCAATTACGGCCTGCGCGAGGGCGTGCAGCACGCGATGGTGGATCTGGTTCAGGAGCTCAGCGACAGGCATGGCCGCAAGATTAGCCTGGTCGGCTGGAGCCTCGGTGGTCTCTATGCGCGCCAGCTCGCCAAGATGATGCCCGACCGCGTACGCCAGGTGATCACGCTCGGCAGCCCCTTTGCCGGCGATCCCCATTCGACCAATGCCTGGCGCGTCTATGAATGGGCGAGCGGGCGGAAGTCCGATGAGGTCGATCCGCAGTTCGGCGGCGATCTCGCCGTTCCGCCGCCGGTGCCGACCACGGCGATCTTCAGCCGCACCGACGGTGTCTGCGCCTGGCAGGGCTGTATGGAGAAGAGGGGCGCGCAGACCGAGAGCATCGAGATCGAGAGCAGCCATTGCGGCATGGGCCATCACCCGGCCGCTGTCTTCGCGGTGGCTGATCGCCTTGCGCAGAAGGAAGGCAGCTGGCGGCCCTTCGACCGCAGCGGCTGGCGCAGCGTGGTCTATCCCGATCCGCATCGGTAG
- the paaX gene encoding phenylacetic acid degradation operon negative regulatory protein PaaX, with the protein MAHPLSRIIDQLKREPSRTGSIVITVFGDAIVPRGGSVWLGTLLEFFESLDIDSGVVRTAMSRLAADGWLTREKVGRNSFYRLADKGRRIFEAATRHIYDPPPSDWTGRFELLLIGNGEDRDASREALRNAGFGSPLPGVWVAPSGVPVPGEAAGAIRLEVSAEDDSGRRLLSASWPLDRTADAYLKFMKTFEPLRAAIARGTDLSETDAFTARILLIHHYRRVVLRDPLLPESLLPADWPGRAARALCGDIYRALLAPSEQWLDGHGTNEKGPLPPARKLLERRFEA; encoded by the coding sequence ATGGCGCATCCGTTGTCCCGCATCATCGATCAGCTCAAGCGCGAGCCGTCGCGCACCGGCTCTATCGTCATCACCGTGTTCGGCGATGCCATCGTGCCGCGTGGCGGTTCGGTATGGCTCGGCACGCTGCTGGAATTCTTCGAGAGCCTGGACATCGACAGCGGCGTGGTGCGTACCGCGATGTCGCGGCTTGCCGCCGATGGCTGGCTGACGCGGGAAAAGGTCGGCCGCAATAGCTTCTACCGCTTGGCCGACAAGGGTCGCCGGATCTTCGAGGCCGCGACACGCCATATCTACGATCCGCCGCCGTCCGACTGGACCGGGCGGTTCGAGCTGCTTCTGATCGGCAATGGCGAGGATCGCGATGCCTCGCGCGAGGCGCTCCGCAATGCCGGCTTCGGCAGTCCGCTGCCGGGCGTGTGGGTCGCGCCGTCAGGCGTGCCAGTGCCGGGCGAGGCCGCGGGCGCCATCCGTCTGGAAGTCTCGGCCGAGGATGACAGCGGCCGCCGGCTGCTCAGCGCGAGCTGGCCGCTGGACCGCACCGCGGACGCCTATCTCAAGTTCATGAAGACGTTCGAGCCGCTGCGCGCCGCGATCGCGCGCGGCACGGACTTGTCCGAGACCGACGCCTTCACCGCGCGCATCCTCCTGATCCACCATTACCGCCGCGTCGTGCTGCGCGATCCGCTGCTGCCCGAAAGTCTGCTTCCGGCCGACTGGCCGGGCAGGGCCGCCCGCGCGCTGTGCGGCGACATCTATCGCGCGCTGCTTGCTCCATCGGAACAATGGCTTGATGGACACGGAACCAATGAGAAGGGGCCGTTGCCGCCGGCGCGAAAACTCTTGGAACGGAGATTCGAGGCTTGA
- the paaA gene encoding 1,2-phenylacetyl-CoA epoxidase subunit PaaA — translation MYTQALNTAETDDRGLEDTAKAAQFQARIDAEERIEPNDWMPAAYRKTLTRQISQHAHSEIVGMLPEGNWITRAPSLRRKAALLAKVQDECGHGLYLYAAAETLGTSREELVDAMLAGKAKYSSIFNYPTLTWADIGTIGWLVDGAAIMNQIPLCRCSYGPYARAMIRVCKEESFHQRQGYEIMLTLCRGSDEQKAMAQDALNRWWWPVLMMFGPPDATSQHSDTSTKWKIKRFSNDELRQKFVDATVPQAQYLGLAIPDPGMIQDADGHWRYSEIDWTEFKQVLAGNGPCNRDRMTARRKAHDEGAWVREAAASYAAKRAQRRTAQAAE, via the coding sequence ATGTATACCCAGGCGCTGAACACGGCCGAGACAGATGATCGCGGTCTTGAGGACACGGCCAAGGCTGCGCAGTTTCAGGCCCGCATCGATGCCGAGGAGCGCATCGAACCGAACGACTGGATGCCGGCGGCCTATCGCAAGACGCTGACCCGCCAGATCTCCCAGCACGCACATTCCGAAATCGTCGGCATGCTGCCCGAAGGCAACTGGATCACGCGTGCGCCGTCCCTGCGCCGCAAGGCGGCGCTGCTCGCCAAGGTGCAGGACGAGTGCGGCCATGGGCTTTATCTCTATGCCGCGGCCGAGACGCTCGGCACGTCGCGCGAAGAGCTGGTCGATGCCATGCTCGCGGGCAAGGCGAAATATTCCTCGATATTCAACTACCCGACGTTGACCTGGGCCGATATCGGCACCATCGGCTGGCTGGTCGACGGCGCCGCGATCATGAACCAGATCCCGCTGTGCCGCTGCTCCTACGGTCCCTATGCACGCGCGATGATCCGCGTCTGCAAGGAGGAGTCGTTCCACCAGCGCCAGGGCTATGAGATCATGCTGACGCTGTGCCGTGGCTCCGACGAGCAGAAGGCGATGGCGCAGGATGCCTTGAACAGGTGGTGGTGGCCGGTGTTGATGATGTTCGGCCCGCCCGATGCCACCAGCCAGCACAGCGACACCTCGACGAAATGGAAGATCAAGCGCTTCTCCAATGACGAGCTGCGCCAGAAGTTCGTCGACGCGACCGTGCCGCAGGCGCAATATCTCGGCCTCGCCATTCCCGATCCCGGCATGATTCAGGACGCGGACGGGCACTGGCGCTACAGCGAGATCGACTGGACCGAATTCAAGCAGGTGCTCGCCGGCAACGGACCGTGCAACCGTGACCGGATGACTGCGCGCCGCAAGGCGCATGACGAAGGCGCCTGGGTGCGCGAGGCGGCAGCTAGCTATGCCGCAAAGCGCGCGCAGCGTCGAACTGCACAAGCGGCCGAGTAG
- the paaB gene encoding 1,2-phenylacetyl-CoA epoxidase subunit PaaB, translating into MATPNTPLWEVFIRSRNGLAHKHVGSLHASDATMALQAARDIYTRRGEGLSIWVVPSTAITASDPAEKGMMFEPAESKIYRHPTFYEVPEEVGHM; encoded by the coding sequence ATGGCCACGCCGAACACGCCGCTGTGGGAAGTCTTCATTCGCAGCCGCAACGGGCTCGCGCACAAGCATGTGGGATCGCTGCATGCGAGCGACGCCACCATGGCCTTGCAGGCCGCACGCGATATCTACACCCGTCGCGGCGAGGGCCTTTCGATCTGGGTCGTGCCGTCGACGGCGATCACCGCAAGCGATCCCGCGGAGAAGGGCATGATGTTCGAGCCGGCGGAATCGAAGATCTACCGGCACCCGACGTTTTATGAAGTGCCTGAGGAAGTGGGGCACATGTGA
- the paaC gene encoding 1,2-phenylacetyl-CoA epoxidase subunit PaaC: MPVANIQVSETPLVLYALRRADDALILGHRLSEWCGHAPMLEEDMALSNIALDLIGQARELYTYAAKAEGKDNDEDKLAYLRDVRQYRNLLLLEQPNGDFAQTLVRQFFYSAFADLYWRAMMISRDTTLAAIAAKSEKESAYHLRHSSEWIIRLGDGTDESHARAQAAIDHLWAFTGEMFAVDDGERALIHAGIAVDPGILRGRWLTILSDVIAEATLKLPQNDWMQQGGRVGRHSEHLGHLLSELQSTQRTFPGQTW; encoded by the coding sequence ATGCCCGTCGCGAACATCCAGGTCTCAGAGACGCCGCTGGTGCTCTACGCATTGCGCCGCGCCGACGATGCGCTGATCCTCGGCCACAGGCTGTCGGAATGGTGCGGGCACGCGCCGATGCTCGAAGAGGACATGGCGCTCTCCAATATCGCACTCGACCTCATCGGCCAGGCCCGCGAGCTCTACACCTACGCAGCCAAGGCCGAAGGCAAGGACAACGACGAGGACAAGCTCGCCTACCTGCGCGACGTCAGGCAGTATCGCAATTTGCTGCTCCTCGAGCAGCCGAACGGCGACTTTGCCCAGACGCTGGTGCGGCAGTTCTTCTATTCCGCCTTCGCTGATCTCTACTGGCGCGCCATGATGATCTCGCGCGATACGACGCTCGCTGCGATTGCCGCGAAGTCGGAGAAGGAGAGTGCCTATCATTTGCGGCATTCCTCGGAGTGGATCATCCGGCTCGGCGACGGCACCGACGAGAGCCATGCCCGCGCGCAGGCTGCGATCGATCATCTCTGGGCGTTCACCGGCGAGATGTTTGCCGTCGACGACGGCGAGCGCGCCTTGATCCATGCCGGTATCGCCGTAGATCCAGGGATCTTGCGGGGTCGCTGGCTGACGATACTCTCGGATGTGATCGCCGAAGCAACGCTCAAGCTGCCGCAGAACGACTGGATGCAGCAGGGCGGCCGCGTGGGCCGGCACAGCGAGCATCTCGGCCATCTTCTCTCAGAGCTGCAATCGACACAGCGTACCTTTCCGGGGCAGACATGGTGA
- the paaD gene encoding 1,2-phenylacetyl-CoA epoxidase subunit PaaD, translating into MVTVLEPHSELRQRAWDAAASVVDPEIPVLTIADLGVLRDIVVDGDHVEVAITPTYSGCPAMNMIALEIEVALERAGFRSPKVRTVLSPAWTTDWMSEEGRRKLHAYGIAPPQDSNSRRALFGEQAVTCPQCGSANTELLSEFGSTSCKALWRCRACREPFDYFKCH; encoded by the coding sequence ATGGTGACGGTGCTGGAGCCCCATAGCGAACTGCGCCAACGAGCCTGGGATGCCGCGGCGAGCGTGGTCGATCCCGAAATTCCGGTTTTGACCATCGCCGATCTCGGCGTGCTCCGTGACATCGTCGTCGACGGCGATCACGTCGAGGTCGCGATCACTCCGACCTATTCGGGCTGCCCGGCCATGAACATGATCGCGCTGGAAATCGAGGTCGCGCTGGAGCGCGCAGGTTTCCGCAGTCCAAAGGTCCGCACCGTGCTGTCGCCGGCCTGGACCACGGACTGGATGAGCGAAGAGGGCCGCCGGAAGCTTCACGCCTACGGCATCGCGCCGCCGCAGGATTCGAATTCACGCCGCGCGCTGTTCGGTGAGCAAGCTGTTACGTGCCCGCAATGCGGCTCGGCGAATACCGAGCTGCTGTCCGAATTCGGCTCCACCTCCTGCAAGGCGCTCTGGCGCTGCAGGGCCTGCCGCGAACCCTTCGATTATTTCAAGTGTCATTGA
- the paaE gene encoding 1,2-phenylacetyl-CoA epoxidase subunit PaaE, with the protein MSAAAPRFHRLAVNDLRREASDAVSLTFAIPAELATDYAFTPGQYLTLRTTLDGEEVRRSYSICSGPDDGEIRIAVKKIDGGAFSSWAADDLKCGDALDVMTPTGRFGVIPPAGAGRIHVGFAAGSGITPILSIVKGTLARQPDSQFFLFYGNRTTDNIMFLEALEELKDRFIDRLSIFHVISGEEQDIPILHGRLDGDKVRVLLRSLVPAESVDHVFICGPSGMSEDIEATCRGLGIADERIHVERFVSEFGGKPRPKKIVAPDAPPKAIASLIIDGKRRDVPVAEDEAILDAALRAGVDLPFACKGGMCSTCRAKLVEGEAPMDINYSLEPWELKAGFVLTCQAKPSSKRVVVDYDHV; encoded by the coding sequence ATGTCAGCAGCCGCACCACGCTTTCATCGCCTGGCCGTCAACGACCTCCGCCGCGAGGCGTCGGACGCCGTATCGCTGACATTCGCGATCCCGGCGGAGCTTGCGACCGACTACGCCTTCACGCCCGGCCAATACCTCACACTCCGCACCACGCTGGATGGCGAGGAAGTGCGCCGCTCCTATTCGATCTGCTCCGGGCCCGATGACGGCGAGATACGCATCGCCGTAAAGAAGATCGATGGTGGCGCGTTTTCGAGCTGGGCAGCGGACGATTTGAAGTGTGGCGACGCGCTGGATGTGATGACGCCCACGGGACGTTTCGGCGTGATCCCGCCGGCCGGCGCCGGCCGCATCCATGTCGGCTTTGCCGCTGGCTCCGGCATCACGCCGATCCTGTCGATCGTCAAGGGCACGCTTGCGCGCCAACCGGACAGCCAGTTCTTCCTGTTCTACGGCAATCGCACCACTGACAACATCATGTTCCTCGAGGCGCTCGAAGAGCTCAAGGATCGCTTCATCGACCGCCTCTCGATCTTCCACGTCATCTCCGGCGAGGAACAGGACATTCCGATCTTGCACGGCCGGCTCGACGGCGACAAGGTGAGGGTGCTGCTGCGCTCGCTGGTACCGGCGGAAAGCGTCGATCACGTCTTCATCTGCGGTCCGTCCGGCATGAGCGAAGACATCGAGGCGACCTGCCGAGGGCTCGGCATCGCGGACGAGCGTATCCATGTCGAGCGCTTCGTCTCCGAATTCGGCGGCAAGCCGCGACCGAAGAAGATCGTTGCGCCGGACGCGCCGCCGAAAGCGATCGCGTCGCTGATCATCGACGGCAAGCGCCGCGACGTGCCGGTGGCCGAGGACGAGGCGATCCTCGATGCCGCGCTACGCGCCGGTGTCGATCTGCCCTTCGCCTGCAAGGGCGGCATGTGCTCGACCTGCCGTGCAAAACTGGTTGAGGGCGAGGCGCCGATGGACATCAACTACTCGCTGGAACCCTGGGAGCTGAAGGCCGGCTTTGTCCTGACTTGTCAGGCCAAGCCATCGTCGAAGCGGGTTGTAGTCGATTACGACCACGTTTGA
- the paaI gene encoding hydroxyphenylacetyl-CoA thioesterase PaaI, whose amino-acid sequence MNVKAALSPEDVARACADAMWAEDDASKGLGMDIVEIGPGYATLAMTVRPDMVNGQRIAHGGFIFTLADSAFAFACNSHNDRVVAAQGQITFIKPGKLGDRLVAKAREVTRGGRSGIYDVRVTAGDTVIAEFRGHSRVIPGNWLPAQDQ is encoded by the coding sequence GTGAACGTCAAAGCCGCCTTGTCGCCCGAGGATGTTGCCCGCGCCTGCGCCGATGCGATGTGGGCGGAGGACGATGCCTCCAAAGGGCTCGGCATGGACATCGTCGAGATCGGCCCGGGCTATGCGACGCTCGCTATGACTGTACGGCCGGACATGGTCAACGGCCAGCGCATCGCCCATGGCGGCTTCATCTTCACGCTCGCCGATTCCGCGTTCGCTTTCGCGTGCAACTCGCACAACGACCGCGTCGTGGCGGCGCAGGGACAGATCACCTTCATCAAGCCGGGCAAGCTCGGCGATCGCCTCGTCGCAAAGGCCCGCGAGGTCACGCGCGGCGGTCGCTCCGGCATCTATGACGTGCGCGTCACCGCCGGCGATACAGTCATCGCCGAATTCCGCGGGCATTCGCGGGTCATTCCCGGCAATTGGCTGCCGGCGCAGGATCAATAA
- the paaK gene encoding phenylacetate--CoA ligase PaaK — MALSRLKEGGSTYRAEMDAHERASRDEIMALQTERLAWSLKHAYDNVAHYRKVFDAAGVHPSDFRELSDLAKFPFTVKTDLRDNYPFNMFAVPREKLVRVHASSGTTGKPIVVGYTQRDIDTWSDVMARSIRAAGGRTGMIIHNAYGYGLFTGGLGVHYGAEKLGCTVVPISGGMTERQVQLINDFRPDIITVTPSYMLAILDEFKRQKLDPRQCSLKVGIFGAEPWTNAMRGEIEDAFDMDATDIYGLSEVIGPGVAQECIETKDGLHIWEDHFYPEVIDPDTGAVLPDGKKGELVFTSLTKEAFPVIRYRTRDLTRLLPGTARPGMRRMEKVTGRSDDMIILRGVNLFPTQIEEVLLATDWCGGHFILELTREGRMDELTIIAEARPESWDGRGLLDHADRISTHIKNTIGISSRVSVVAPATLERSLGKAKRLYDKRPKD, encoded by the coding sequence ATGGCTCTGTCGAGGCTCAAGGAAGGTGGTAGCACCTATCGCGCCGAAATGGATGCGCATGAGCGCGCATCGCGCGACGAGATCATGGCACTCCAGACGGAGCGACTGGCCTGGTCGCTGAAGCACGCCTACGACAACGTGGCGCATTATCGCAAGGTATTCGACGCGGCCGGCGTGCATCCGTCAGACTTTCGAGAGCTCTCGGATCTTGCGAAATTCCCGTTCACGGTGAAGACGGACCTGCGCGACAATTATCCCTTCAACATGTTTGCCGTGCCCCGTGAAAAGCTGGTGCGCGTGCATGCGTCCTCCGGCACGACGGGCAAGCCGATCGTGGTGGGCTATACGCAACGCGACATCGACACATGGTCGGACGTGATGGCGCGCTCGATCCGCGCCGCCGGCGGCCGCACCGGCATGATCATCCACAATGCCTATGGCTACGGTCTCTTCACCGGCGGGTTAGGGGTGCACTATGGCGCCGAAAAACTCGGCTGCACCGTGGTGCCGATCTCCGGGGGCATGACCGAGCGGCAGGTGCAGCTCATCAACGATTTCCGGCCCGACATCATCACGGTGACGCCGAGCTACATGCTGGCGATCCTCGACGAGTTCAAGCGTCAGAAGCTCGATCCGCGTCAATGCTCGCTCAAGGTCGGCATCTTCGGCGCGGAGCCGTGGACCAATGCGATGCGCGGCGAGATCGAAGACGCCTTCGACATGGACGCGACCGACATCTATGGTTTGTCCGAGGTGATCGGCCCCGGTGTCGCCCAGGAATGCATCGAGACCAAGGACGGCCTGCATATCTGGGAGGATCATTTTTATCCCGAAGTCATCGACCCCGACACCGGTGCGGTGCTGCCCGACGGGAAGAAGGGCGAACTGGTGTTTACCTCGCTCACCAAGGAAGCCTTTCCGGTGATCCGCTATCGCACCCGCGACCTGACGCGGCTGTTGCCGGGCACGGCGCGGCCGGGCATGCGGCGGATGGAGAAGGTCACGGGCCGTTCCGACGACATGATCATCCTGCGCGGCGTCAATCTGTTCCCGACCCAGATCGAGGAGGTTCTGCTCGCGACCGACTGGTGCGGCGGGCATTTCATTCTGGAACTGACCCGCGAAGGCCGCATGGACGAACTGACCATCATTGCCGAGGCGCGGCCCGAGAGCTGGGATGGCCGGGGCCTCCTCGACCATGCCGATCGGATCTCAACGCACATCAAGAACACCATCGGGATCAGCTCCAGGGTGAGCGTGGTTGCGCCGGCGACGCTGGAACGCTCGCTTGGCAAGGCCAAGCGCCTCTACGACAAGCGGCCCAAGGATTGA
- a CDS encoding zinc-binding alcohol dehydrogenase family protein has translation MSTADPNAVDARCVRLNAKAENAAVVAPAVERQTLARGPNDLLIEVKAAAVNPSDVKAATGLMPYAIFPRTPGRDYAGVVIDGPAGTIGREVFGSSGDLGIRRDGTHASHLVVESDAVVDKPKTVSWEEAAGIGVPFVTAMEGFRRAGIPKPGETVLVFGVNGKVGQAAVQIATWQGARVIGVVRKAEAYEGHANASIEVIDASATDVATRVRELTGSKGADIVFNTVGDPYFQAAHKSLALRGRQILIAAIDRIVQFNILEFYRGQHTYVGIDTLGLSSIATGAVLRDLGPGFASGHLKPFPIKANAVYPLERAKEAYVAVAGSSRDRVILKP, from the coding sequence ATGTCAACAGCCGATCCCAATGCCGTCGACGCGCGCTGCGTGCGCCTCAATGCCAAGGCCGAGAACGCGGCTGTGGTCGCGCCGGCGGTCGAGCGCCAGACGCTTGCTCGCGGTCCGAATGATCTGCTGATCGAGGTCAAGGCCGCTGCAGTCAATCCGTCCGACGTCAAGGCCGCGACCGGTCTGATGCCGTATGCCATCTTCCCGCGCACGCCGGGCCGCGATTACGCCGGTGTGGTGATCGACGGGCCCGCCGGTACGATCGGCCGCGAGGTGTTCGGCTCCTCCGGCGATCTCGGCATCCGTCGCGACGGCACTCACGCCAGCCATCTCGTCGTTGAATCCGACGCGGTGGTCGATAAGCCCAAGACCGTGTCCTGGGAGGAGGCCGCCGGCATCGGGGTGCCCTTTGTCACCGCGATGGAGGGTTTTCGCCGCGCCGGCATTCCAAAGCCCGGGGAAACGGTGCTGGTGTTCGGCGTCAATGGCAAGGTCGGCCAAGCGGCGGTACAGATCGCGACCTGGCAGGGCGCGCGCGTCATCGGCGTGGTGCGCAAGGCGGAAGCTTATGAGGGCCATGCCAACGCATCCATCGAGGTGATCGACGCTTCCGCGACCGACGTCGCCACACGCGTGCGCGAGTTGACCGGGAGTAAAGGTGCCGACATCGTTTTCAACACGGTCGGCGATCCCTATTTCCAGGCGGCGCACAAGTCGCTCGCGCTTCGCGGCCGCCAGATCCTGATCGCCGCGATCGATCGCATCGTGCAGTTCAACATCCTGGAATTCTATCGCGGGCAACACACCTATGTCGGCATCGACACGCTCGGCCTCTCGTCGATCGCGACAGGCGCAGTGCTGCGTGACCTCGGCCCGGGCTTCGCGAGCGGGCACCTGAAGCCGTTCCCGATCAAGGCGAACGCGGTCTATCCGCTCGAACGCGCGAAGGAGGCCTATGTCGCCGTTGCAGGCTCGTCGCGTGATCGCGTGATCCTGAAGCCTTGA